A window of Xiphophorus hellerii strain 12219 chromosome 19, Xiphophorus_hellerii-4.1, whole genome shotgun sequence contains these coding sequences:
- the bmp4 gene encoding bone morphogenetic protein 4, producing the protein MIPGNRMLMVILLCQVLLGESNHASLIPEEGKKKVPGLQGRSAAQSHELLRDFEATLLHMFGLKRRPRPSRSVTVPRYLLDLYRLQSGEAEEAGAYDIDFEYPERSASRANTVRAFHHEEHMERIHELGDGESMPLRFLFNLSSIPEDELLSSAELRLYRSQIDEATADDQSLHRINIYEVLKPPRPGQLITQLLDTRLVRHNASRWESFDVSPAILRWSREGLPNYGLAVEVLHLNQAPHHQGRHVRISRSVHQEPGEDWEQLRPLLVTFGHDGKGHPLTRRTKRSPKQRGRKGRRNCRRHALYVDFSDVNWNDWIVAPPGYQAYYCHGECPFPLADHLNSTNHAIVQTLVNSVNNNIPKACCVPTELSAISMLYVDEHDKVVLRNYQEMVVEGCGCR; encoded by the exons ATGATTCCTGGTAATCGAATGCTGATGGTCATTTTATTATGCCAAGTCCTGCTGGGAGAGAGCAACCATGCCAGTCTGATACCTGAAGAAGGGAAGAAGAAAGTGCCTGGCCTGCAGGGTCGTTCGGCTGCTCAGAGCCATGAACTGTTGCGGGACTTTGAGGCCACGCTGCTGCACATGTTCGGCCTCAAGAGGCGGCCGCGGCCCAGTCGCTCCGTCACCGTGCCCCGCTACCTGTTGGACCTCTATCGACTGCAGTCGGGGGAGGCCGAAGAGGCCGGAGCGTACGACATCGACTTTGAGTATCCCGAGAGGTCGGCCAGCCGGGCCAACACTGTGAGGGCCTTCCACCATGAAG AGCACATGGAGAGGATCCATGAGCTGGGTGATGGAGAATCCATGCCTCTTCGCTTCCTGTTCAACCTCAGCAGCATTCCAGAGGACGAGCTGCTTTCCTCTGCAGAGCTAAGACTCTACCGTAGTCAGATTGATGAGGCCACCGCTGACGACCAGAGTCTGCACCGCATAAACATCTACGAGGTCCTGAAGCCCCCGCGGCCTGGGCAGCTCATCACCCAGCTTCTGGACACACGCCTCGTTCGGCACAACGCCTCACGGTGGGAGTCCTTTGATGTCAGCCCTGCCATCTTGCGCTGGAGTCGCGAGGGCCTCCCTAATTATGGTCTGGCTGTGGAGGTTCTGCACCTCAACCAGGCCCCACACCACCAGGGCCGACACGTCCGCATCAGCCGCTCGGTGCACCAAGAGCCCGGAGAGGACTGGGAACAGTTACGCCCTCTTTTGGTTACTTTTGGTCATGATGGCAAGGGTCACCCGCTGACCCGGCGGACCAAGCGCAGCCCCAAACAACGGGGCCGCAAAGGCAGGCGCAACTGCCGGCGCCATGCACTGTACGTAGACTTCAGTGATGTAAACTGGAATGACTGGATTGTGGCACCGCCTGGCTATCAGGCGTATTACTGCCACGGGGAGTGCCCCTTTCCCCTGGCAGATCATTTAAACTCCACCAACCATGCCATTGTTCAGACACTGGTGAACTCTGTGAATAACAACATTCCCAAGGCCTGCTGCGTACCAACAGAGCTCAGCGCCATCTCCATGCTCTACGTGGATGAACATGACAAGGTGGTCCTGAGAAACTACCAGGAAATGGTAGTGGAGGGCTGTGGCTGCCGCTAG